Proteins co-encoded in one Syngnathoides biaculeatus isolate LvHL_M chromosome 22, ASM1980259v1, whole genome shotgun sequence genomic window:
- the lmf1 gene encoding lipase maturation factor 1 isoform X2, which translates to MLTGLSWEPRGWESQLLETGFLAIFLCPLWTLSQVPRRCPPSLISIWTFRWLIVRIMLGAGLIKIRGDKCWRDLTCMDYHYETQPVPNPMSYYMHRSPWWFHRFETLSNHFIELIVPFFTFLGRRMCIVNGVLQVLFQIVLILTGNLSFLNWLTIVPSLACFDDASLGFLFRSRSGARKTVLKIQDEDKTGRTPEATKGMQIRHIVNVSLGILIGCLSVPVLMNLLSPRQVMNTSFDPLRIVNTYGAFGSITKERTEVIFQGTLSEDPKNPKAVWEEYQFLCKPGDPYRRPCLISPYHYRLDWLMWFAAFQTYEQSEWVIHIAGRLLANDSTVLSLLDHNPFQDRGIPRWVRGEHFRYKFSQPGSTSAAEGKWWLRKRIGAYFPAVDLEALRGYFQSRDWPHPHIPTQKN; encoded by the exons ATGTTGACAGGACTGTCTTGGGAGCCGAGAG GCTGGGAGAGTCAGCTGTTGGAAACAGGATTCCTGGCCATTTTCCTGTGTCCATTGTGGACTCTGTCTCAAGTACCCCGCCGTTGCCCCCCGTCCCTCATCTCCATCTGGACTTTCAGGTGGCTTATTGTTCGCATCATGCTTGGAGCT GGCCTGATTAAAATCAGAGGGGACAAATGTTGGAGAGACCTCACCTGCATGGATTATCACTATGAG ACCCAGCCTGTTCCGAATCCCATGTCCTACTACATGCATCGCTCCCCCTGGTGGTTCCATCGCTTCGAGACTTTGTCCAACCACTTCATCGAACTCATTGTCCCCTTCTTCACCTTCCTGGGCAGGAGAATGTGCATCGTCAATGGTGTACTCCAGGTCCTGTTTCAG ATAGTTCTGATATTGACCGGGAACCTCAGTTTCCTCAACTGGTTGACCATTGTTCCCAGTCTGGCCTGTTTTGATGATGCATCACTGGGCTTCTTGTTTCGCTCCAGAAGTGGAGCCAGAAAAACAGTACTTAAGATTCAGGATGAGGATAAAACTGGACGAACCCCTGAAGCAACTAAAG gaatgcaGATTCGTCACATTGTCAATGTGTCTTTGGGCATTCTGATTGGGTGTCTGAGTGTTCCAGTGCTCATGAACCTCCTGAGTCCCAGACAGGTGATGAACACCTCATTTGACCCACTGCGCATCGTCAACACCTACGGGGCCTTTGGCAG CATTACCAAGGAGCGTACTGAGGTGATTTTTCAAGGCACTCTGAGTGAGGATCCCAAAAACCCAAAGGCAGTTTGGGAGGAATACCAATTCCTTTGTAAGCCAGGAGATCCGTACCGGCGGCCGTGTCTCATTTCCCCATATCATTATCGCCTGGACTGGCTCATGTGGTTTGCGGCCTTCCAG ACCTACGAGCAAAGTGAATGGGTCATTCACATAGCAGGACGCCTGTTAGCCAATGATAGCACAGTCCTGTCGCTGCTGGACCACAACCCCTTCCAGGACAGAGGCATCCCCAG GTGGGTTCGAGGAGAACATTTCAGATATAAGTTCAGCCAACCGGGCAGTACCAGTGCAGCCGAGGGTAAGTGGTGGCTGAGAAAACGCATTGGTGCCTACTTCCCTGCTGTGGACCTGGAGGCACTCAGGGGATACTTCCAGTCCAGGGACTGGCCCCACCCGCATATACCAACACAGAAGAATTGA